A window of Amblyraja radiata isolate CabotCenter1 chromosome 25, sAmbRad1.1.pri, whole genome shotgun sequence contains these coding sequences:
- the anapc7 gene encoding anaphase-promoting complex subunit 7 isoform X2, with protein MAECYTMLRQERDAVAILDTIPTRQRTPKINMMLANLYKKAGQERSAVTSYKEVLRQCPLAMDAILGLLSLSVKGAEVASLTMNVIQSIPNLDWLSVWIKAYAFVHTGDNTRAINAICSLEKKSLLRDNVDLMGSLADLYFRVGDSKNAILKFEQAQMLDPYIIKGMDVYGYLLAGEGRLEDVENLGGRLFNISDQHAEPWVVSGYQCLYSKRYSRALYLGAKAIQLNSNSVQALLLKGAALRALGRIQEAIIHFREAMRLSPCRMDCYEGLVECYLASNSIREAMVMANNVFKTLGPNAQTLTLFATVCLEDPMTQEKARTLLDKALAQKSDYLKAVVKKAELLSREQKYEEGIALLRNALANQSVCILHRMLGDFLVAISDYQEAMDQYSIALSLDPNDQKSLEGMQKMEKEESQTEAAQEEDVDDMEGSGEEGDLEGSDSETAQWADQEQWFGMQ; from the exons ATGGCTGAATGTTATACAATGCTCCGTCAAGAAAGAGATGCAGTTGCAATACTGGACACTATTCCCACCAGGCAGCGCACTCCAAAG ATTAACATGATGTTGGCCAATCTGTATAAGAAGGCAGGGCAGGAAAGATCAGCTGTAACCAGCTATAAAGAAGTTCTACGACAGTGTCCCTTGGCTATGGATGCGATATTAG GTCTGCTATCCCTCTCTGTGAAGGGTGCGGAGGTAGCATCTCTAACTATGAATGTGATTCAGAGTATTCCGAATCTGGACTGGTTATCTGTTTGGATCAAGGCGTATGCTTTTGTTCACACTGGTGATAATACCAGGGCTATCAATGCTATCTG CTCGTTAGAGAAGAAATCATTATTGCGGGATAACGTGGATTTAATGGGAAGCCTTGCAGACTTGTATTTCCGAGTGGGTGACAGCAAAAATGCCATCCTTAAGTTTGAGCAAGCTCAGATGCTGGATCCATATATCATTAAGG GAATGGATGTCTATGGATATCTTCTAGCAGGTGAGGGCCGACTCGAGGACGTTGAAAATTTAGGTGGACGTTTATTCAATATATCTGATCAGCATGCAGAACCGTGGGTTGTCTCGGG TTATCAGTGTTTGTACAGCAAACGATATTCACGTGCACTTTATCTGGGAGCAAAAGCAATTCAATTGAATAGCAACAGTGTGCAAGCCTTGCTGCTAAAAGGTGCTGCTTTGCGAGCCTTGGGCAGAATCCAGGAAGCTATTATACACTTCAGAGAAGCCATGCGTCTCTCCCCTTGCAGAATGGATTGCTATGAAG GACTGGTTGAATGCTATTTAGCTTCAAACAGCATTCGTGAGGCGATGGTGATGGCAAATAATGTCTTCAAAACACTGGGCCCAAATGCCCAGACTTTGACTCTTTTTGCCACTGTTTGCTTGGAAGACCCAATGACGCAAGAGAAGGCGAGAACACTTCTGGATAAAGCCCTGGCACAGAAATCCGACTATCTAAAAGCAGTGGTCAAAAAAGCAGAACTTCTGA GTCGTGAGCAGAAGTACGAAGAAGGTATAGCTCTTCTGCGAAATGCGTTGGCAAACCAGAGTGTTTGTATTCTGCATCGGATGCTTGGAGATTTTCTGGTGGCTATAAGCGATTACCAGGAAGCAATGGACCAATACAGCATTGCATTAAG CTTGGATCCCAATGATCAGAAGTCTTTAGAAGGCATGCAGAAGATGGAGAAGGAAGAAAGTCAGACCGAGGCAGCACAAGAGGAGGATGTGGATGACATGGAAGgtagtggagaagagggagaccTGGAGGGGAGTGACAGTGAGACTGCACAGTGGGCAGATCAAGAACAGTGGTTTGGCATGCAGTAG
- the anapc7 gene encoding anaphase-promoting complex subunit 7 isoform X1 codes for MNVIDHVRDMVAAGLYSNVRLLSSLLLTMSDNNPEFFSPVQKYQLLVYHADSLFHDKEYRNAESKYKIALQQKKALTKTTKVRPAGGSAPSTPQTQCLPSEIEVKYKMAECYTMLRQERDAVAILDTIPTRQRTPKINMMLANLYKKAGQERSAVTSYKEVLRQCPLAMDAILGLLSLSVKGAEVASLTMNVIQSIPNLDWLSVWIKAYAFVHTGDNTRAINAICSLEKKSLLRDNVDLMGSLADLYFRVGDSKNAILKFEQAQMLDPYIIKGMDVYGYLLAGEGRLEDVENLGGRLFNISDQHAEPWVVSGYQCLYSKRYSRALYLGAKAIQLNSNSVQALLLKGAALRALGRIQEAIIHFREAMRLSPCRMDCYEGLVECYLASNSIREAMVMANNVFKTLGPNAQTLTLFATVCLEDPMTQEKARTLLDKALAQKSDYLKAVVKKAELLSREQKYEEGIALLRNALANQSVCILHRMLGDFLVAISDYQEAMDQYSIALSLDPNDQKSLEGMQKMEKEESQTEAAQEEDVDDMEGSGEEGDLEGSDSETAQWADQEQWFGMQ; via the exons ATGAACGTTATCGACCACGTCCGCGACATGGTGGCCGCCGGCCTCTACTCCAACGTCAGGCTGCTCAGCAGCTTGTTACTCACCATGAGCGACAACAACCC AGAATTCTTCTCTCCTGTGCAGAAGTACCAGCTCCTTGTCTACCATGCCGATTCTCTCTTTCATGATAAGGAGTATCGTAATGCTGAATCTAAATACAAAATCGCCTTGCAGCAGAAGAAGGCGCTGACTAAAACTACAAAAGTGAGACCAGCTGGTGGAAGCGCCCCATCAACACCACAAACACAG TGTCTGCCATCGGAGATCGAAGTTAAATATAAAATGGCTGAATGTTATACAATGCTCCGTCAAGAAAGAGATGCAGTTGCAATACTGGACACTATTCCCACCAGGCAGCGCACTCCAAAG ATTAACATGATGTTGGCCAATCTGTATAAGAAGGCAGGGCAGGAAAGATCAGCTGTAACCAGCTATAAAGAAGTTCTACGACAGTGTCCCTTGGCTATGGATGCGATATTAG GTCTGCTATCCCTCTCTGTGAAGGGTGCGGAGGTAGCATCTCTAACTATGAATGTGATTCAGAGTATTCCGAATCTGGACTGGTTATCTGTTTGGATCAAGGCGTATGCTTTTGTTCACACTGGTGATAATACCAGGGCTATCAATGCTATCTG CTCGTTAGAGAAGAAATCATTATTGCGGGATAACGTGGATTTAATGGGAAGCCTTGCAGACTTGTATTTCCGAGTGGGTGACAGCAAAAATGCCATCCTTAAGTTTGAGCAAGCTCAGATGCTGGATCCATATATCATTAAGG GAATGGATGTCTATGGATATCTTCTAGCAGGTGAGGGCCGACTCGAGGACGTTGAAAATTTAGGTGGACGTTTATTCAATATATCTGATCAGCATGCAGAACCGTGGGTTGTCTCGGG TTATCAGTGTTTGTACAGCAAACGATATTCACGTGCACTTTATCTGGGAGCAAAAGCAATTCAATTGAATAGCAACAGTGTGCAAGCCTTGCTGCTAAAAGGTGCTGCTTTGCGAGCCTTGGGCAGAATCCAGGAAGCTATTATACACTTCAGAGAAGCCATGCGTCTCTCCCCTTGCAGAATGGATTGCTATGAAG GACTGGTTGAATGCTATTTAGCTTCAAACAGCATTCGTGAGGCGATGGTGATGGCAAATAATGTCTTCAAAACACTGGGCCCAAATGCCCAGACTTTGACTCTTTTTGCCACTGTTTGCTTGGAAGACCCAATGACGCAAGAGAAGGCGAGAACACTTCTGGATAAAGCCCTGGCACAGAAATCCGACTATCTAAAAGCAGTGGTCAAAAAAGCAGAACTTCTGA GTCGTGAGCAGAAGTACGAAGAAGGTATAGCTCTTCTGCGAAATGCGTTGGCAAACCAGAGTGTTTGTATTCTGCATCGGATGCTTGGAGATTTTCTGGTGGCTATAAGCGATTACCAGGAAGCAATGGACCAATACAGCATTGCATTAAG CTTGGATCCCAATGATCAGAAGTCTTTAGAAGGCATGCAGAAGATGGAGAAGGAAGAAAGTCAGACCGAGGCAGCACAAGAGGAGGATGTGGATGACATGGAAGgtagtggagaagagggagaccTGGAGGGGAGTGACAGTGAGACTGCACAGTGGGCAGATCAAGAACAGTGGTTTGGCATGCAGTAG